The region ACCTCTTTGGATGGAATCTTTTGTCAGCGAATCCTTTATCTGTTTGAGTTGTGCCATACGCTCCTGTCGGGCTTTCTTTTCGGCAGCCTTCTTGGCTTTCATCTCCTTTCGTGCCATCTCGACAGGCCATACAAAGGTGCGGTATTCCCATCGGCAGAATCCCCATAGCAGGGCTGCTGGCAGGATGACTGCCAGAAGGAGATGTTTAGGGCGGAAGAAACGCTTTCTGTTGACAAAGAGGGCTGAAAAGAAGATTTTCAGACCATTATTGAGTGATGTGCCGGCTGTCAGAACGAAATATACCACCGTTTGCCATATCTTGAGCGGGTGGTTATGTTTGATTCTGCGTCCGGAGACGTAGAGTGCCAGAATGAGCAGCAGCATGGAGATGACGAAGTGGTCGGGCACGATGCAGGTTACCATGACGTAGCCGAAGGAGAAGAACAGCAAGGTGAGAATAGAGGATGCTGCCTTGTCCAGTTCCAGTACTTCGCGAAAGATTCTCTGCAGGAAAAGGGTGGCATAGAACCCGCAGAACATCTGGATGATTACTGCGATGAAAAGGGCACAGTTGTAGCCTGTGAGTTTCATCAGCCCCATATTGATGAGGTAAGGGATATACATGTAAAAGGCGAGCAGCGGGTGGCGGTATACATTATATGCCGCATTCCAATCGCTTAATACCCAATAGGTTAAAGGGTCGAAACCGGATACGCAGAAGTGGCGGATGAAGTTCTTGTAATAGTCATCCGTAACGAGGGTAAAGGTACCGGCATAGCGGGCTATCACTACACCATTCAGTATGGCTAGTGCCAGGAAGATGCCCAGTGCGAGCCATCTTTCCTCTTTCTTGATTTTAAAAATATCGAATATCTTTTTCATATCTTTTTTTTATCGTGTTTTGGGAATCCCCTTATTTCTTCAGGAAGAACCTTACCAGGAGAAAGTTTACCGGGATGCAGATGCAGAGGGTGGGTATTTATTCTTGATATCCATTCTTCTATCTGCTCCCTACGACTTGGATGCTTTTTTAATTGATGTTGTTTTCCTCAAATTCTGCAATCCATTCTTTGACCTTAGCTTGCAGCAAATTCTTATCTGGCAAATACAACTGATAAGCAGAGGCGTAAATATTTGCATCTTTAGGTAATGTCAGTTCTACAAGCGCGTCATTCTTCTCCTTGCATAAAACAATATACCAATCGTTGTTTTTTCGAAGTCTTGTTTTATATATCGGTCAAAATAATTAACGTACATTTGCATCTGACCAAGATCTTGATGAGTGAGCTTGTCAATCTTTAAATCGATAAGAACATAGCATTGCAGAAGACGGTTGTAAAGTACTAAATCTACATAGTAATTGTCTTCATCAAAGGTGAAACGCTTTTGCCGTGCTTCAAACAAAAATCCCTTTCCTAATTCGAGTAGGAATTGCTGCATTTTGCTGATGATGGCATTCTCTAACTTAGATTCTGAATAAGCTGCATCAGGCTTTAAGCCTAAGAACTCTAAAGTCAAAGGATTCTTGATGACATCAGAAGCTTTCTCTACAGTTTGTCCTTCCTTTGCTAGTCGCATCACCTCATCCTTGTTACGACTTAAAGCTAATCGTTCATAAAGGCAACTGCCCACTTGACGACAGAGTTGTCTTTTAGACCATTGCTGCTGAACACATTCTATTTCGTAGAATGAACGTGCATCTGGATTTTCTACACGCATCAGAATGAGATAATGACTCCAGGAAAGATTAAAAATCTGATGTTCATCTGCTTTTGAATTGGCTAACCACTGGTTAGCCTTTTGGCTTTCAACAGAAAAATCAGTATTTAGTCTTTCTGCGTATGTAAGATAAAATTGTTTTATGTTCTTTAAGCTTGGATATGACCAGCCACTCCCAAAACGCTCTGTCAGCTTTTGGGATAAATCCTTTATAACCTGTTTCCCGTATTGCGCACGAATATTTCCTTTCTGTTCATACTCTACGATATATTTGCCTATATAATATTTGGTATAGACTTCTGCAGTGTTGACTGAAGTCTTCACATAAGATCTTGTTTGCTCAATGAGAGCAGACACCTTACTAAATAAGTCCTCATTATTTTTGGCTGTTTTTATCATTTCATTTGCCATAACTCTATTATTACTATTATATATTATACAATATATATTCTATTTCTTCAGGAAGAACCTTACCAGGAGGAAGTTTACCGGGATGCAGATGCAGAGGGTGGGTATCATAGCCAGCTGTTTGGCTAGACCCAAGCCTACGAAGAGGTTGAGGCAGAGGGTCTGCATCGAGTAGTTGACGATGTGGGAGAGGGTGAATCCTGCTCCGCGCTTGGCATTCGCCTTTACCTTGAAGGTATAGCGGGTACTGGCGATGAAATTGAAGATGAAACTCACGATGTAGGCGATGGTGTTGGCTGTGGTAGCCAGGCTGTGGTCGCCCATGTCGGGGATGAAATGGGTCAGCGCCGGCATCATAGCCAGGTAGATGACATATTGCAGTACCGTAGCCAGTCCGCCTACGATTCCGAATCTGATGACTTCGCCCAGCTTCTCCCGCTTGGCATTATCCATATTATTTATCTTGTTCTTGATATTCATGTTGCAAAAGTACTTCAAAATCTCCAAATTACCAAATATATCGTGGTATTATTTATCTCAGCATTTTTCCTTTTCCGAAGAGATAAGCCAGATGGGTCTTCTCCATCATCTTGGCGATGCCGATGCTTCCGGCAATGGCGATGAAGATGGTAACGAGGGCAAAACAGATTTCGCTCCTGTCCCAGCTAAAGAGGGGATGATAGAACTTGGCTGCCATCGTAAAGATGGGGTGGAATAGGTAGATGGGTAGCGTGTTGCGGCCTATATATAATAAGGTGTCTTCTGTCTTTCGGACGCAGGCATTATCCTGTAGGCGTTTGATGAGGCTGTGTATCCACATCAGGGATGAAATGCAGCACCAGCAGGAGAATACGATGGCGAGCGTGCCCCAGTCGTACCATTCTTCTAAGCCCAGCAAGTTGATCCAGAGCAGCAGGGCAACCGGTGAAGGACGGAAAATTCTGTCAAAGCCGATATGGCATTGACTGAGCACCACTCCGATGAAATAATAGGTGGCGGCACTGGGCGAAAGAGCGGGTGTCTTGGACAGGAGCAGGAGTAGGGTGGCGAAGATAAAGAGGCTTGAGGTGGTGCTCATCGTCGTTTTTCCCTGTCTGAGGGTTCCCCAGGTTGCTCCCTTGAAACTGACGTAATAGAGAATGCCGCAGATAATCATGGTCTGGATGAACCAATAGGGACCGATGGAAGTAACGAATATCTTCTCGCAAATCTGAGAGAGTGACAGTTCCGTGATGCCATCTCTCACCGGCATGAAATAGGAGAGTACCGAGAAACCGGTTACCATGATGACGTAAGGCAAAGCGAGACACATCAGGTATCTTCCCATCTCCTTTGGGCTTTTCTCGATATTCACGAGATAGCCTGTGATGATGAGGAAGGTAGGCATCATGAACGAGAGAATGCCTGCCTTGAGCTGGGGGTATGCGTTGCCGAAGCTCACGATATGAATCAATATCATGAGAATAATGAGTATGGCTCTTATCCAGTCGATGTCTGTATTCCTTTGTTTCATAATGAATATATTCAAAATCTTTACTTGTTGATGTTACAATTGGTGGCAAATATACATAAAATATTCTTTTCCTCAAAATCTTTTTGCCTAAAATTCCCCCAGATTCTCAAAATCTTGCCTGTGTAAGTCTTAAAGAACTGTACGGCACGGGCTGAAAGCTCAAAAGCTCTTAGCCCAGGGGAATAATAGCAATCTACAAGGCATTCTATAGCCAAATCGAAGGAAAATTGCTCGATTTGGCCATAGTATAACCTATTCTTTAGCCAAATCGAGTTAAAATTCATCGATTTGGCTATAGAATCCTTGTTTTTCTCGGATAATTATCTTATATTTGCACCATCATTAAAGTTAGATTTAAAAGGTATGGAGCAAATTATCGGACGAAAGAAAGAAATCGAGCTGTTGACAGAATATTATCATTCTGGCAAAGCTGAGTTTGTGGCTGTATATGGCAGGCGTCGTATCGGCAAGACTTATCTTGTGAGAAATCTCTTCCGTGATAAGTTTGCCTTTGATATGTCTGGGTCTATAGAGGCACCAGCTGAGGCGCAACTCTCTAATTTCGGGTTTGCGCTGAGGGAATATGGAGATTCCAAACAGCCTATTCCTACGAATTGGACAGAGGCTTTTGAGGCATTAAAACAGTTGTTAAAGGCAAAAATGAAAAGAGAACGACTCGTTGTTTTTATCGATGAACTACCGTGCTTGGATACGCCGAAATCTGGTTTTCAACAGGCTTTTGAGCACTTTTGGAACGGATGGGCAGCTTACCAAAGTGAAATCATGCTTATCGTTTGTGGCAGTGCCACGTCGTGGATGATAGCCAATCTGATAGATAGTCATGGTGGGCTTCATAATAGGATAACGCACGAGATGTGTCTTGCTCCTTTTACTCTTTGTGAGACGGAACTGATGCTGCAAGCTTATGGATTCTCATGGACTCGCATTTCTATCCTTCAGATATATAGCATCCTTGGTGGGGTGCCTTATTATCTCAGTTTGTTGGATAAAAAGCAAGGTGTGGAAGGGAATGTCGACAGATTGTTTTTCTCATCCCACGCTGAACTGAAGCGAGAATATGGAAGACTATATTCGTCCTTGTTTAGAAATTCTGAGTCCTATATGCGTGTCATAGAGGTACTTGCCTCATGCAGACAAGGTATGACCCGAAAGGAAATCATGGAGAAATTGAAGCTGAAATCGGGTGGAACTTTGACAAAGGTTCTTAGTGAATTGATAAATTGCGATTTTGTAAGAGGGTATAATACCAGGGATAAGAAGATAAAGCAGAAAGATCAAATCTTTCAGCTCACCGACCTCTATACATTATTTTATATGACGTTTTGCCATCCTGGTACGACGGACATGGGATATTGGACTCACTTGATGGGAAAACCTCGTCAAAATACTTGGTATGGCTTGGCTTTTGAGCGAGTTTGCATGTTGCATATTCCTCAAATCAAGCATTTCTTGGGGATAGACCAAATCCATACCGAGTATTATTCTTGGCGAAGTAAGGTTTCAAAGCCAGCTGCGCAAATCGACTTACTGATAGAACGTGCCGATAATCTCGTGAATCTATGTGAAATCAAGTATTCGCAGCTGCCTTACACGATCACTAAGGAGGAGGATATGCGCATTCGTAATCGTATGGCAGATTTCGTGGCAGAAACTGGGATAAAAAGTGGCATTATCCCAACGATGATTACTACTTTTGGCGTGCGCTTTACACAGTATGCAGCCTTGGCTCAAGTACAAATTACAATGGACGACCTGTTCACTTGATTTTGGGCTAATAACCACGTTTTATCTAAAAGGCTTGTAAATGACCTTTATCGGCATAGGCGAGCATCTCCTTGTCGCCTCGGCTGTCGCCAAATGCCTCTATATCATATTGCGTGCGGTCGAAAGATAATGAGGGGGTACCGTAGGTATTGGCGGCAGTGGTGGTCAGTGCCTCGCAGATGCGATGCACCTTTTCCTCGCCATAACAGTTGTTGCTCTTGAACTTACCGGTAAGTCTGCCGTCAATCACTTCTATCTGGGTGCCTAAAACCCTGACTCCATCTAGACCGCGAACTTTAAAGAACGGGCGGACCCAATTGTCGATGCTGGCACTTACGATGAAAACCTGAGCACCTGCAACCAGGGCTTCGTGTACTAGCGTAACACCTTTGGGGCGCAACAGATGCTGGTATTCTTCGGCAAAATCGCGGCAGAGCGCATCAAACTTCTCGATACGCATGCCGGCAAAAAGATGGGCAAAGATGAGTTGCTTCGCCTTCCAGTTGGGAAAGAGATGCAGCTTCATCAGTACCAGGAGCGGACTGTACATCAGGAAAACCATCAGAAAACGACCGGTACCCTTGGCATATCTGATGAATTCCAGCAGGGTATCGCTTGTTGTCAGCGTTCCGTCGAAATCGAAACAATATAATTTTTTCTTCATTTTCTTATACGATATAAATAAGGATCAGGAAGGAGAGCAACCAGGCGAGCACGATAAACTGGGTGATGCGGTCGCGCAGGATAATCTTCGTAGGGTCACCACTCTTCTGGTCTACCACAGCAATCTGGATGTATCTCAGCAAACCGACCAGCACAAAGACACTCGTAAGATAGAGATTCTCGGTATGGAAATTCTCGATAACCTCTGGACTCACCGTATACATGATGTAACATACCAGGGTTACGGAAGCCGTAATCGTGATAGCCTGGTTGATGAAAGTGAGGTTGTAGCGGATGGTATTCTTGCGGGGAGCCTCGCCCGTCTTCTCCATGCGCAGTACATCATCGCGGCGCTTGGCAAAACTCATGAAGAGGGTGATGAGGAAGGTCATCAGCACAATCCACTTACTGAGTACGATGCCCGTTGCTACACCACCTGCCAGCAGACGGAGTACGAAACCGAAGGCCACGATACACACATCGATGATGGCATATTGCTTGAATTTGGCGCAGTAGCCGAGATTCAGAAGCCAATAGAAGATGATGATTCCCATCGTCTCCCATGAGCCGAGTAGGCTGCATACACCCATAGAGAGGGCAAACATCAGGAACATCAGTCCGTATGCCTGTTTGATGCTGACCGCTCCCGATGCTATCGGACGATGGCACTTGACAGGGTGGCGGCGGTCGGCCTCCACATCATAGATATCGTTGAAACAATAGATGCTCGATGCGGCAAAACTGTAGGCGAAGAAAGTAATCAGACCCGCCAGCAGGGCATCTGCATGCAACAGGGCGCCGCCAAAGAACAGCGGTAAGAAGATAAAGCCATTCTTGATCCATTGCTTCGGGCGAACCAGTCGCAGCAGCGCAGCAAAACCTTTACTGTCTTCCAATTTATTCTCGTTCATAAAACTCCTATTTTTCTTAATAAATAAACTCCTTTTTTACTTGATAAACTTAGCTAACTCTTTAGAAATCCATCCGGCTATCTTGCTCAGAATCCATGCTGCAGGCAGGGTGATGCCTATGCAGATGAAGAAGGTAGGCCAATAGCCCAAGTGATGCGGTTCTATGTATTTCAGCACGAAGTGGATATGGAGCAGATAACACTCCAGGCTCAGCGCTCCCACAAACATGAACCCCTTGTTAAACCAGCTCGGTGTGCGGCGAAAGATGCGGTTCAGCAGCAGGATGCTGGTGATGGTGAGCGGGATATAGAGCATGCGTTCCAGGAAGAGCGGAAACATGCCGTGCTTCTCCTGTTCCAGGAAGATGCTCGCCAGCAGCGTCATCAGGAACATGAGCCATATCATCCATATCGAAGCACCGTCGAGCGTCTGTTTCTGTCTTACCATCTCACCCATGTTGATGCCGATGAAGAAGATAGGCACGCGGCTCCAGAAAATCTCCAGATGTCCTACAGCCTGATGTATCGGGGTAACATATTGTACCAGGATGCACCACATGATCATCACCACCGGCAGCCAGCGGTAGATAGGATGGCGCTTGATGAGTTCCATGTAGGCAGGGGCAAAGAGATAGAGCATCATCGTAGCCGGGATGTACCAGAAGTTGAGCTCATCATGCAGCCAGAACCCCCAGTTGATGGTTATCTCGCCAAAGAGATAGATCCAGTTCCAGGTGCTTCCGCCCTGGAAAGAAGGGATATAGAAGAGGCAGGCTATGATGAGCCAGGTAGGGTAGATGCGCAGATAACGGCGGATGAAGAAATGTTTGGCAGAAGAATTCTTCATCCACGAGAACCAGAGACCTATTCCGCTGAGAAAGAGGAACATGTCTACACCGACATTGCCCATTCTGCGAAGCCCGAAAAAGGCATCTTCTCTAGGCAATCCCACATGAAAGAGGATGATGAACAGCATGGCTGCTCCCATCAACTCGCCGCGAAACCGGCTAATATTCGCCAGTTCTATATCTTTAATCTTCATAAGCTAAGTGAAGAGTGAAAAAACGAAGAGTGAAGAATTCTCTTGTCTTCTTGTTTGTTTTTTGGTTATGGAGGTGAAAAACGAAGGGTGA is a window of Segatella copri DNA encoding:
- a CDS encoding DUF6080 domain-containing protein, whose amino-acid sequence is MKKIFDIFKIKKEERWLALGIFLALAILNGVVIARYAGTFTLVTDDYYKNFIRHFCVSGFDPLTYWVLSDWNAAYNVYRHPLLAFYMYIPYLINMGLMKLTGYNCALFIAVIIQMFCGFYATLFLQRIFREVLELDKAASSILTLLFFSFGYVMVTCIVPDHFVISMLLLILALYVSGRRIKHNHPLKIWQTVVYFVLTAGTSLNNGLKIFFSALFVNRKRFFRPKHLLLAVILPAALLWGFCRWEYRTFVWPVEMARKEMKAKKAAEKKARQERMAQLKQIKDSLTKDSIQRGLKIITPEEIAQKAKNDSIQKAKQLARNEARKKRGPKQGAPIMKGEFMNWTDATSSRTLSIVENLMGESIQLHQDYVLQDELRHRPMFVNYRYAFNYIVEALIIILFLAGIWAGRKSRYLWLVMSYFGLDMLLHIGLGFGLNEVYIMSGHWIYALPIAIGFLLKETRHQRYSLCLKSLLLTIGLFLLIYNGILIIGYFC
- a CDS encoding GtrA family protein; translated protein: MNIKNKINNMDNAKREKLGEVIRFGIVGGLATVLQYVIYLAMMPALTHFIPDMGDHSLATTANTIAYIVSFIFNFIASTRYTFKVKANAKRGAGFTLSHIVNYSMQTLCLNLFVGLGLAKQLAMIPTLCICIPVNFLLVRFFLKK
- a CDS encoding acyltransferase family protein, whose translation is MKQRNTDIDWIRAILIILMILIHIVSFGNAYPQLKAGILSFMMPTFLIITGYLVNIEKSPKEMGRYLMCLALPYVIMVTGFSVLSYFMPVRDGITELSLSQICEKIFVTSIGPYWFIQTMIICGILYYVSFKGATWGTLRQGKTTMSTTSSLFIFATLLLLLSKTPALSPSAATYYFIGVVLSQCHIGFDRIFRPSPVALLLWINLLGLEEWYDWGTLAIVFSCWCCISSLMWIHSLIKRLQDNACVRKTEDTLLYIGRNTLPIYLFHPIFTMAAKFYHPLFSWDRSEICFALVTIFIAIAGSIGIAKMMEKTHLAYLFGKGKMLR
- a CDS encoding ATP-binding protein, coding for MEQIIGRKKEIELLTEYYHSGKAEFVAVYGRRRIGKTYLVRNLFRDKFAFDMSGSIEAPAEAQLSNFGFALREYGDSKQPIPTNWTEAFEALKQLLKAKMKRERLVVFIDELPCLDTPKSGFQQAFEHFWNGWAAYQSEIMLIVCGSATSWMIANLIDSHGGLHNRITHEMCLAPFTLCETELMLQAYGFSWTRISILQIYSILGGVPYYLSLLDKKQGVEGNVDRLFFSSHAELKREYGRLYSSLFRNSESYMRVIEVLASCRQGMTRKEIMEKLKLKSGGTLTKVLSELINCDFVRGYNTRDKKIKQKDQIFQLTDLYTLFYMTFCHPGTTDMGYWTHLMGKPRQNTWYGLAFERVCMLHIPQIKHFLGIDQIHTEYYSWRSKVSKPAAQIDLLIERADNLVNLCEIKYSQLPYTITKEEDMRIRNRMADFVAETGIKSGIIPTMITTFGVRFTQYAALAQVQITMDDLFT
- a CDS encoding decaprenyl-phosphate phosphoribosyltransferase; amino-acid sequence: MNENKLEDSKGFAALLRLVRPKQWIKNGFIFLPLFFGGALLHADALLAGLITFFAYSFAASSIYCFNDIYDVEADRRHPVKCHRPIASGAVSIKQAYGLMFLMFALSMGVCSLLGSWETMGIIIFYWLLNLGYCAKFKQYAIIDVCIVAFGFVLRLLAGGVATGIVLSKWIVLMTFLITLFMSFAKRRDDVLRMEKTGEAPRKNTIRYNLTFINQAITITASVTLVCYIMYTVSPEVIENFHTENLYLTSVFVLVGLLRYIQIAVVDQKSGDPTKIILRDRITQFIVLAWLLSFLILIYIV
- a CDS encoding acyltransferase family protein, whose product is MKIKDIELANISRFRGELMGAAMLFIILFHVGLPREDAFFGLRRMGNVGVDMFLFLSGIGLWFSWMKNSSAKHFFIRRYLRIYPTWLIIACLFYIPSFQGGSTWNWIYLFGEITINWGFWLHDELNFWYIPATMMLYLFAPAYMELIKRHPIYRWLPVVMIMWCILVQYVTPIHQAVGHLEIFWSRVPIFFIGINMGEMVRQKQTLDGASIWMIWLMFLMTLLASIFLEQEKHGMFPLFLERMLYIPLTITSILLLNRIFRRTPSWFNKGFMFVGALSLECYLLHIHFVLKYIEPHHLGYWPTFFICIGITLPAAWILSKIAGWISKELAKFIK